In the genome of Aricia agestis chromosome 4, ilAriAges1.1, whole genome shotgun sequence, the window gtgcagcagcttacagttccgactcactgggactcactgcaacagttccgactcactggaactctctggcattggcgactcaagcgacaagacttcaagattcgacctccggtcttcgggggggagtgatgtggcggtacccacaattcgcctaacatttctgcatcgcgctatcgaagttttctgagcgctgcggtatatatacgacagctgaaatgtatcacgtgggctccggcctgaccgagcataacacctcgctcggtcggaagatcttcctttgtggcagccacgcatatcccacattggtgaccctcgacagaacacgcctccttcatcatcatcactctccgcccctccgcaccgcgccagccagcatcgcctcatcgggtacatcgtccactagccgcaatgtaccgcggcctgggcgactccgcatcggcatcatcgggctttctcactagaccaaccggtcctctaaagTTTCATAAtcaattaaccaatcaacaacgctagCTATTATAAGATAAACTACTTGCAAAAACTTCACAATCTAGGCATTAGCTATTTTTGAGTAGACCTCTTTGTGCGTACGCATGtacgtgtgcgtgtgcgtgtgcgtgtgcatACGAGTGTGCGTGTacgcaagggcgtcgccagccaaTGGCacaggggggggcaagttgactcattctctatgaatgagaaaagAATGTATGAATTGTTGGTAAATTCGACAGCACATAAAGCTTTTCACTtctactacgagccttacatctattacttaccagattttaatattatagtggtcgttgtttgcattatatttggcaactttttagaatctctagggggggggcagctgcccttccctgcccccccttggcgacgcccttgcgtGTACGGGTGCGTACGTGTGTACGTGTATTCGTGTATGTACGTGTGCATGCGCGTGCGCAAGCGCAACTGACCGGCGTATCCGGGGTTCATGGTGATGAAGACGGCGCAAGAGGGTTTCAGCGGCAGCTCCACGCCCTCGAACATGAACTTCTCCAGCCCCGCCATCTGAGCTTTCTGGATCGTCACCACCTTCACGAAAATACCATTAGAACACCATTCAACGGAAGAAGTTTTCcttgttttaataaaatcgaCCATCGCCACCGAATTTGGCAGGTTTCTTACACTTTGAACAGTTTTATTATTTCCGGGGACGAATTTTGCAGACTTTATCACCCTACGTCACCGTACGAGTTTCGTAGATCATAGATCGGTCATTAACAGATGAGTTTATTTTGTACGCAAAGACATTATTATCGACGTTAAATCGGCCCAATTTATGTAATGACTTCAAACGATTTCTACACCGACagataaatgtaatattaatactGTGAAATTCAAAATGAGGACTTTTGATACAGGGTATAATACACCCTGTATCAAAAGTCCTCATAATAAGAACTGTAATAAATATTCTTATTACAGTTCTTATTATGCTTATGATGATCGCGTAGAGTCACTGCCCAAAATTGGATTGCGACGTGAGGAGGATAAGGCTTCCAGACGAACGGCACTCGCCGACGACACGCGTCGACGCGCGACGGCTGTCGCTGGAtttattttcattgatttttttgacaagcgtgccgtcgacaagtgccgttcgtctgtaagcgctctaacgcttatattttgtacttgtgACCTTATGGTTAGGTCCACAGAGAGTTGATGACAGTATGTTATGGAGACATCATCAGACAAACAGCGGGTACCTGCTGCGCCACCACGGAGAGAACTTCGATGTCGATCCGGTTGAACTCATCGAAGCACGCCCAGGCTCCTGAACTATAAACACACATTCATATTCTGTAGGGTTTCGTGCTAAAGGCAGATCTGAACTATAGTCAggaaacacataatattatgaagtaggtactagatgacgcccgcaactccgttgcgccaaaattcgttaatcgcgcaggaaccgtacattttgcgggataaaaagtatactaaaAGCTATTTCTACACACCAGAAAAGCTATTTCTAGACATTAACCAGAGactatacatacatacctacatgtgtttattttctttatgCATTAACGTCAGAAAATAATTACAGGGAATAAGATAGTTAAGACGAAAGTTTGTTGCTAACaaaatacaagatgttagtgtaaacaccgttatccttgaaaccataaaatgagcccgtcaaaatgaacaactttttctacgaGAACAATGCTCAATAGTCAACACAAAAAaaaccgtcttcatacccatacaaattgccaatccgggcatccgtatgggtatgaagacggcatttttgttttgagttcccagcattgctCTCATAGacaaagttgttcattttgacgggctcatttgatggtttcaaggataacggtgtttacactaacacactgtataagtatgTGACGtgtagtaataattttaataataaagcaaTGACTAATAATAGATTCATAAACACACACAATGGGTGCTTCATGCAGATTGCAGTACCACTTCTTGCAGGAAGAAAactgggcctgtttcaccacttcctgataagtgccggatagtctatccataatttaacttgacagataaagtatggaaaatctgtcaaataagttgtggatagcctatccggcacattctcaggaagtggtgaaacaggccctaagtatttcatttttgcCTCGTTATCTCGAACTCTACTATGGCTATTTAACAAAGAAAATGATTTCAAAATTGACGGTAACTTTCTTGTCACGTTTGAAAACTAAGTCGTTTGAAACTAAAGTTATTGTCTACTACTAACTACtgcgtaatttaaataatataacaagtGTAGTCTGTAGACATTTTGTAGGTATTGTTATTTATAAACAAGAAACATTAATTGTCTTAGGTATTGCGGTTCGTGCCTACCGCAATTCCAATGTAAGATAACACTCTTCTCACAAAACTGAACGATCGCCTTGtttacatcaatacaaacaTAATAGCTGACATTTCTACAACTCAGGCATAGTACGATTAATCGACCACCTAGGTCCTAGGTAATTGGAGTTTTATAGTgatctttgttttttttattcataaaacctttttttgattaccaatatttttatctttcgtatgaagctaattttttttttctaaataattcatttttggAAAAATCATTAATCAAATTCCTAAGtggtacttaattataattaaacccCATGCCCGTCTGGCGGTAGTATGTTAAGAACACTGATTCCGTTTTACAAGAGATGATATTTTGATATTACAAATCATTGGCAGTTATCAGTAAAGAGATCAAAGATCAAAGTATGCAGtttcctaataaaaaaaaaggtgaaaCAAATTACAAAACGCCAGAGAGCTCCTTAACAGGCATAGGATAGGGCATAATACGACCACTTAGGTTTTGTcttgaatttaatattttttaagaaacagTTCTTAGGTATTCATTCTACCTACAGGTTAAAATTAAGATCACaccatatttaaaaatattttcatgccTGTGCACATGGGgcctgattaagggttaatagTTTCAAATATTGAAATAGATACGAAAGAAAcaaattagttttaatttttactcgattttaTTGAcagtcaaaaaaataattacaatagttaataaataCATAGATTATTCAATATATAACCACTAATGTCTTATGTCGTAGTAGTAAATTTTTGGTGTCCATTTTTAATCACAACGATCTAAATCACGCGGAGCGCCTAGTGTTTCGGCGCTTGCTTGTAGTGGACGGGCACGAACTCGACGTCGCCCTTGAGATCGACGGCGTAGGTGGTGGCCTCGACGCCGGCGCCGGGGATCTCGTTGGTCTCCACCTGCTTATCCGCCTGGTCGCCACGGCTCAGCCCCACGTCCGCGTCCTCCGTCGCGTCGTCGCCGCCGCCCATCTCCTCACGGCTGTGCGCGGGCGCCGGCGTCGTGGCGGGGGCGGCGCGGTCCTTCAGCGGGAACTCGACGGCGAGCAGGCCATCGGCAAAAGTCCAGCTGCCGGTGGGGTCGACGCCGGCGGGCAGCGTGACGGTGTGCATGTAGTACCGCTGGCGCGCGCCCTCCTCGTGGACCGCCTGCACCATGAGCACGCCCTCGTTCGCCTTCACCTTGATGTCCTTCTCTTCGAAGCCGGCGAGCGGGATCTTCACCTTGTACTTGTCGCCGTCGACGCCGGCCTCGGGTGAGTCGACGGGGAAACGTCGGCCGAGCTCGGCGATGGCGGCGTCCAGGTCGACCATCTCCTGGTGCAGACGGTTCCAGAAGCCGGCTGCGTCGAACAGCTCGTCGGTGAAGAGGTCGTCGAGGTCGGTGAGCGCGGCCTGGCGGCCGTAGGGTAGGCggtcgcggcgcggcgcggcgcccgccgccgccaccAGCGCGAGCAGCAAGAAAAAGAACATGATatgcgtgtgtgtgtgcgtgtgcgtgcgcGTTGAGTACTGGCGGCGCCGCGCGCCCGGCCGGCTTTATAGGGCCGCCCGGGGGCAGAGGTTATCCTTATCTCTGTTCCTAGCTGTCGTGGGAATTTCGCGCTGCTCTTGTGCTCGATAATTCACTTCTACTCCGACGTAGTAAGGTTCAATTTTCATTGTTAGCGTCCTCGATAGAACAAAGAAGACGTGTCGAGGATCAGTCCAACAGCTGGGTACGCAAGTATGACTTATTCTGTGAGTGAGTGAATCTATAAATTACTTTgtatagtctggcataaaagtgaagaaattaaaaagtggcagcatcgtagtgccatccctttttcttagattgatttgtaTGGGACACCCGAtatcactttttaatttgttataGTAGCTTAGTTCTAGTAGTTCTAGTAGGGTCTAGGGTcatcaccctttgggtacgtaaccctaaaaagtaCCTACACTTATTTTGATATGAGATATACGACTTTCCGCGTAAACGAAGAAGTTACGAGCAAACATTTATTTAgttattgaatattatgttaaaaagaaaaaactacagaatatattttttttgtttttgtttccaATAACTTATATTAAAAccaacataaatcataattattatatatcatCAACAGGATATATCAAGAACAGCATACTGTTCTTCACGATCCAAATATTAACTtcttgaagtaaaaaaatatttaaaacaaataaagaggattgttattataatattacgttcTAATTAAACAATATCAAAACAGCAATTTCTTGGAATGAGTCAGTTCAGCGAATCGCCTATTAGCAGACGATTCTTACCTACACCTACATTATAATAGAACAATAATATTGTGAACTTTAACTGTTATCTATTAGTCACTCTGTTTACTTGAGAAATCGTCAGTTAAATTGTTATAGACACGTCATTAGTTCAATGtgtcaaataaattttaaagtgatattataatatactacttGTTATAAGATAACATAGTATCACTACATACATTATGT includes:
- the LOC121726496 gene encoding uncharacterized protein LOC121726496; the protein is MFFFLLLALVAAAGAAPRRDRLPYGRQAALTDLDDLFTDELFDAAGFWNRLHQEMVDLDAAIAELGRRFPVDSPEAGVDGDKYKVKIPLAGFEEKDIKVKANEGVLMVQAVHEEGARQRYYMHTVTLPAGVDPTGSWTFADGLLAVEFPLKDRAAPATTPAPAHSREEMGGGDDATEDADVGLSRGDQADKQVETNEIPGAGVEATTYAVDLKGDVEFVPVHYKQAPKH